A window of Komagataeibacter medellinensis NBRC 3288 contains these coding sequences:
- the parE gene encoding DNA topoisomerase IV subunit B, with amino-acid sequence MNDDLFSAPASPGKPTRRKVSPPAMPADNAKNGPDTYDASAIEVLEGLEPVRRRPGMYIGGTDETAYHHLASEILDNAMDEAVAGHATTIDVTLEAGDCLTIRDNGRGIPVDPHPRFPDRSALEVILTTLHAGGKFSGKAYATSGGLHGVGSSVVNALASRMEVEIARDRELWRQVYERGHPLSSVEKIGPINNRRGTQIRFTPDPEIFGRLHFSPARLYRLCRSKAFLFRGVTIRWSCDPSLIKGDDVPAEAVLHFPGGLADSLRDELGDKAALLTDLWAGDADLPTGPDGADTGRMEWAIAFLEQGTATLASYCNTIPTPNGGTHETGFRNALLKGLRNWGEQRANKRATSINADDIMGCIAAKLSVFIRDPQFQGQTKEKLTSGEASKLVETALRDRFDHWLAGNPPQADNLLAFVVERAEERLRRKEQKETPRKSATRRLRLPGKLTDCTRENAAETEIFLVEGDSAGGSAKQARNRETQAVLPLRGKILNVASASTEKLRGNQELRDLVEALGCGMGERFDATKLRYGRIIIMTDADVDGAHIASLLMTFFYRELPGLIRAGHLYLAQPPLYRLTQGGKSVYAMNDADRERKLKKDFKPNSKVEVSRFKGLGEMPPADLKQTTMDPRHRTLLKVITPPEDRALTLERVEHLMGRKAELRFRFIQDHARQVDNLDV; translated from the coding sequence ATGAACGACGATCTTTTTTCCGCGCCAGCCAGCCCCGGCAAACCGACTCGACGCAAGGTTTCCCCTCCCGCCATGCCAGCAGATAACGCGAAAAACGGTCCTGACACCTATGACGCCAGCGCCATCGAGGTGCTGGAGGGGCTGGAGCCCGTCCGCCGCCGCCCCGGCATGTATATCGGTGGTACGGATGAGACGGCGTACCATCACCTCGCTTCCGAAATCCTCGACAATGCAATGGACGAAGCCGTGGCGGGCCACGCCACCACCATCGATGTAACGCTGGAAGCCGGAGACTGCCTGACCATACGCGACAACGGGCGCGGCATACCGGTGGACCCACACCCCCGTTTTCCCGACCGCTCGGCGCTGGAAGTCATCCTGACCACGCTGCACGCGGGCGGCAAGTTCTCGGGCAAGGCCTATGCCACATCGGGCGGGTTGCACGGTGTTGGCTCATCTGTGGTCAATGCGCTGGCATCGCGCATGGAAGTGGAGATCGCGCGTGACCGCGAACTGTGGCGGCAGGTCTATGAACGCGGCCATCCGCTGAGCAGTGTTGAAAAGATCGGTCCCATCAACAACCGCCGGGGCACCCAGATCCGATTCACACCCGATCCTGAAATATTCGGGCGGCTGCACTTCTCACCAGCGCGACTGTACCGGTTGTGTCGCTCCAAGGCGTTCCTGTTCCGGGGTGTTACCATCCGCTGGTCGTGCGACCCGTCATTGATCAAGGGCGATGACGTTCCGGCGGAAGCAGTCCTGCACTTCCCCGGCGGTCTGGCGGACAGTCTGCGCGACGAGCTGGGGGACAAGGCCGCCCTGCTGACCGACCTGTGGGCAGGCGATGCCGACCTGCCAACCGGTCCAGACGGCGCGGATACCGGGCGCATGGAATGGGCCATCGCCTTTCTGGAGCAGGGCACGGCCACCCTTGCTTCCTACTGCAACACCATTCCCACGCCCAATGGTGGTACGCATGAGACGGGCTTTCGCAATGCCCTGCTCAAGGGCCTGCGCAACTGGGGCGAACAGCGCGCCAACAAGCGCGCAACCAGTATCAATGCCGATGACATCATGGGCTGCATTGCCGCCAAGCTGTCAGTCTTTATCCGCGACCCGCAATTCCAGGGCCAGACCAAGGAAAAGCTGACCAGTGGGGAGGCCAGCAAGCTGGTCGAAACCGCACTACGCGACCGCTTTGACCACTGGCTGGCGGGCAACCCGCCCCAGGCGGACAACCTGCTGGCCTTTGTGGTCGAACGCGCCGAGGAACGCCTGCGCCGCAAGGAGCAAAAAGAGACCCCGCGCAAGAGTGCCACCCGCCGCCTGCGCCTGCCGGGCAAGCTGACCGACTGCACGCGCGAGAACGCGGCCGAGACCGAGATCTTCCTGGTGGAAGGCGACTCGGCCGGTGGCTCCGCCAAGCAGGCCCGCAACCGCGAGACGCAGGCCGTGCTGCCGCTACGGGGCAAGATCCTGAACGTGGCCAGCGCCTCAACAGAAAAACTGCGCGGCAACCAGGAACTGCGCGACCTTGTAGAAGCGCTGGGCTGCGGCATGGGCGAGCGTTTTGATGCCACCAAGCTGCGCTACGGCCGCATCATCATCATGACCGATGCGGATGTGGATGGCGCGCATATCGCCTCCCTGCTCATGACGTTCTTCTACCGTGAACTGCCCGGCCTGATCCGGGCGGGGCACCTGTACCTGGCTCAACCGCCACTGTACCGCCTGACGCAGGGCGGCAAGAGCGTTTACGCCATGAACGATGCTGACCGCGAGAGGAAGCTGAAGAAAGACTTCAAGCCCAATAGCAAGGTCGAGGTCTCCCGCTTCAAGGGGCTTGGCGAAATGCCACCCGCGGACCTGAAGCAGACCACCATGGACCCCAGACACCGCACCCTGCTCAAGGTCATCACCCCGCCAGAAGACAGGGCGCTGACACTGGAGCGCGTGGAACACCTGATGGGCCGCAAGGCTGAACTGCGCTTCCGCTTCATTCAGGACCATGCCCGCCAGGTCGATAACCTCGACGTCTGA
- a CDS encoding NADH-quinone oxidoreductase subunit M — MDDVRPNVHPILLSLVTYLPLAGVVAILLTRGTPQTVETAARWVALWTSGIVFALAVIMWVEFDPSRPGIQFEQQVGWASGAGISYHAGVDGISLMFVLLSAFLTPLSIIGGWRQITGRVRDYMIAMLLLETTLIGLFSALDMVLFYVFYEATLLPASLMVGVWGGPKRVWASLQFFLFTFGGSLFMLLALLAMWNVTGTTDIMALQHHGFSPAMQCWLLAGFILAFGVKLPLFPLHAWLPDAYTEAPTTASVMLSGVLSKAGAYGLLRFGVLMFPDAARLFAPVVLTLGVIAVIYAAIIALAQTDMKRVIAYSSFSHMGVIAIGLFTLTPEGIDGAIFQMLSHGIVIAALFFCVSAVSWRAETREISAFSGVAHRMPVLATLTMLFVMANIGLPGTGAFVGEFLVMVGALHVSFWLAFLGGTSMILGAVYMLVLYRRVLFGADRGGVMALLRDLTGQELAVLVPLAVVTIWMGVHPGSFLRVFDPAVTSLLHPVAAVATVDPQQALHVADAG, encoded by the coding sequence ATGGATGATGTGAGACCGAATGTGCATCCGATCCTGCTTTCGTTAGTGACCTACCTGCCCCTTGCCGGGGTTGTGGCCATACTGCTTACCCGTGGCACGCCCCAGACGGTTGAGACCGCCGCGCGCTGGGTGGCGCTGTGGACCAGTGGCATTGTGTTCGCGCTGGCCGTGATCATGTGGGTGGAATTCGATCCCTCGCGCCCGGGCATCCAGTTCGAGCAGCAGGTGGGCTGGGCCAGTGGTGCTGGCATATCCTACCATGCCGGGGTGGATGGCATCAGCTTGATGTTCGTGCTGCTTTCCGCCTTTCTCACTCCGCTTTCCATTATTGGCGGGTGGCGGCAGATCACCGGGCGGGTACGCGATTACATGATCGCCATGCTGTTGCTGGAAACCACGCTAATCGGCCTGTTCTCGGCACTCGATATGGTGCTGTTCTATGTCTTCTATGAAGCCACCCTGCTGCCTGCCAGCCTGATGGTGGGGGTATGGGGCGGCCCGAAGCGGGTCTGGGCCTCGCTGCAGTTCTTCCTGTTCACCTTTGGCGGTTCGCTGTTCATGCTGCTCGCCCTGCTGGCGATGTGGAATGTGACCGGCACGACCGACATCATGGCCTTGCAGCACCACGGTTTTTCACCTGCCATGCAGTGCTGGCTGCTGGCGGGTTTCATCCTGGCTTTTGGCGTCAAGCTGCCGCTGTTCCCGCTGCATGCGTGGCTGCCCGATGCCTATACCGAAGCGCCTACAACGGCATCTGTCATGCTCTCGGGCGTGCTGTCCAAGGCAGGCGCTTACGGGCTGCTGCGCTTTGGCGTGCTCATGTTTCCCGATGCCGCCCGCCTGTTTGCCCCCGTGGTGCTGACGCTGGGCGTGATTGCAGTGATCTATGCCGCCATCATCGCCCTGGCACAGACGGACATGAAGCGGGTCATCGCCTATTCCTCGTTCTCACATATGGGGGTGATCGCCATCGGCCTGTTCACGCTCACGCCAGAGGGAATCGATGGTGCGATCTTCCAGATGCTGTCGCATGGCATCGTGATCGCGGCCCTGTTCTTCTGTGTCTCCGCCGTGTCATGGCGGGCGGAAACGCGTGAGATCAGCGCCTTTTCCGGTGTGGCGCACAGGATGCCGGTGCTGGCCACGCTGACCATGCTTTTTGTCATGGCCAATATCGGCCTGCCGGGCACGGGCGCATTCGTGGGTGAGTTTCTGGTCATGGTCGGCGCGCTGCATGTATCGTTCTGGCTGGCCTTCCTCGGCGGCACGAGCATGATCCTGGGGGCAGTGTATATGCTGGTGCTTTATCGCCGGGTGCTGTTCGGTGCTGATCGGGGTGGAGTGATGGCCCTACTGCGTGACTTGACGGGACAGGAACTGGCGGTGCTGGTGCCGCTGGCGGTCGTGACGATCTGGATGGGCGTGCATCCCGGATCGTTCCTGCGGGTGTTTGACCCGGCTGTAACCAGTCTGCTGCACCCGGTGGCGGCGGTTGCCACGGTGGACCCGCAGCAGGCCCTGCATGTGGCGGATGCGGGCTGA